The following are encoded together in the Daucus carota subsp. sativus chromosome 5, DH1 v3.0, whole genome shotgun sequence genome:
- the LOC108221940 gene encoding uncharacterized protein LOC108221940: MAKGMRGRRRIASRQSRTTPYPVSNCKQDVSKCSIEKKYSDGILHKKDWEDATCSVCMEYPHNAVLLLCSSYDKGCRAYMCGTSCRYSNCLNQYKKAYWKVSTPHQNQALHGATADSSSLVSPPVSSWPMEECGEVGELACPLCRGQVKGWTVLEAAREYLNGKKRTCMEDKCSYVGTYKELKKHVKLQHPTARPREVDPAHEQKWKRLEREREREDVISTITSSMPGSMVFGDYVIERSPFGFDISEYEDSDDEDEGFNLSRLRNNVEDLDSELMNVFLLFEELRRGRNVGSFEGLRRRGEDDADGDGEDNENGDGTSLASSLQGRTLSSRSRRRRRRHGRGEANAGQT; encoded by the coding sequence ATGGCTAAAGGAATGAGAGGAAGACGCAGAATTGCTTCAAGACAGTCCCGGACAACTCCATACCCAGTTTCGAATTGTAAGCAGGATGTGTCAAAATGCTCAATTGAGAAGAAGTATTCTGATGGGATTCTGCACAAGAAAGATTGGGAAGATGCAACCTGTTCTGTGTGCATGGAATATCCCCACAATGCTGTTCTTCTCTTATGTTCATCTTATGATAAGGGTTGTCGGGCCTACATGTGTGGGACCAGCTGTCGCTACTCCAACTGCCTCAACCAGTACAAGAAAGCCTACTGGAAAGTGAGCACACCTCATCAGAACCAAGCTCTGCATGGTGCAACTGCGGATAGTAGTTCTCTTGTCAGCCCACCAGTTTCCAGTTGGCCAATGGAAGAATGCGGAGAAGTCGGTGAGCTTGCGTGCCCTCTTTGCCGAGGCCAAGTCAAAGGTTGGACTGTTTTGGAGGCTGCAAGGGAATATCTTAATGGTAAGAAGAGAACTTGCATGGAAGACAAGTGCTCATATGTTGGAACTTACAAGGAATTAAAAAAACATGTGAAATTGCAGCACCCTACTGCTAGGCCACGGGAGGTAGACCCTGCTCATGAACAGAAATGGAAAAGGCTTGAGCGGGAGAGAGAAAGGGAAGATGTGATCAGTACGATTACATCATCAATGCCTGGATCAATGGTTTTTGGTGATTATGTAATTGAAAGGAGTCCCTTTGGGTTTGATATAAGCGAATATGAGGACTCTGATGATGAAGACGAGGGTTTTAATTTGTCCAGACTTAGGAACAACGTCGAAGATCTTGATAGTGAGCTGATGAATGTATTTCTCCTATTTGAGGAATTGCGCCGAGGGCGGAATGTGGGGTCCTTTGAAGGGTTGAGGAGACGGGGTGAGGATGATGCTGATGGTGATGGCGAGGATAATGAAAACGGCGATGGTACATCATTGGCGAGTAGTTTACAGGGTAGAACGTTATCAAGTAGATCAAGGAGGAGGCGGAGGCGGCATGGGCGTGGAGAAGCAAACGCAGGGCAGACGTAG
- the LOC108221936 gene encoding calcium-dependent protein kinase 18 isoform X2, translated as MGSCFSTKKITGSSSNTTNTNTHVKKPASSATSTSATTKLTYRNNNNKNKNKNDNDHRNQQLIRHRDKASSRKQNGVIPCGKRTDFGYDKDFDLRYSIGKLLGHGQFGYTYVAVDRSNGDRVAVKKIDKNKMILPIAVEDVKREVRILKALSGHENVVQFYNAFEDDSYVYIAMELCEGGELLDRILAKKSSRYTEKDAARVVRQMLKVAAECHLHGLVHRDMKPENFLFKSPKDDSALKATDFGLSDFIRPGKKFQDIVGSAYYVAPEVLKRKSGPESDVWSIGVITYILLCGRRPFWDKTEDGIFKEVLRNKPDFRRKPWPTISNGAKDFVKKLLVKEPRARYTAAQALSHPWVREGGNALEIPLDISVLYNMRQFVKYSRLKQFALRALASTLDEEELADLRDQFHAIDVDKNGAISLEEMRQALAKDIPWKVKESRVLEILQAMDSNTDGLVDFHEFVAATLHVHQLEEHNSEKWQQISHAAFEKFDVDKDGYITAEELKMHTGLRGSIDPLLEEADIDKDGKISLSEFRKLLRTASMGTRNVNSPAAHRGSRRQ; from the exons aTGGGTTCTTGTTTCTCCACCAAGAAAATTACTGGGTCAAGCAGTAAcacaacaaacacaaacacccATGTCAAAAAGCCTGCGTCTTCAGCAACAAGCACAAGCGCCACCACTAAATTGACTTAtagaaacaataataataagaataagaataagaatgaTAATGATCACAGAAATCAGCAGCTGATTAGGCATAGAGATAAGGCCAGTTCCAGGAAGCAGAATGGGGTGATCCCGTGTGGGAAGAGGACGGATTTTGGGTATGATAAGGATTTTGATTTGAGGTATAGTATTGGGAAATTGTTGGGCCATGGCCAATTTGGGTATACTTATGTGGCGGTGGATAGGAGTAATGGCGATCGTGTTGCGGTCAAGAAAATCGATAAGAATAAG ATGATCCTTCCTATAGCTGTTGAGGATGTCAAGCGAGAAGTCAGGATTTTAAAGGCCTTAAGTGGCCATGAGAATGTGGTTCAGTTCTATAATGCCTTTGAAGATGACTCATATGTTTATATAGCTATGGA GTTATGCGAGGGTGGTGAATTGCTGGATAGAATTTTAGCCAA AAAATCCAGCCGTTATACAGAAAAGGATGCAGCTAGAGTTGTAAGACAGATGCTAAAAGTTGCAGCTGAGTGTCACTTGCATGGTTTGGTGCACCGTGATATGAAACCAGAA AATTTCCTTTTCAAGTCACCAAAAGATGACTCAGCATTGAAGGCTACTGATTTTGGTCTCTCAGATTTTATAAGACCAG GAAAGAAGTTTCAAGATATAGTTGGTAGTGCATATTATGTTGCTCCAGAAGTTTTGAAACGAAAATCGGGTCCTGAATCAGATGTGTGGAGTATTGGTGTAATTACCTACATTTTACTTTGCGGACGGCGTCCTTTCTGGGATAAAACAGAGGATGGCATCTTCAAAGAG GTTTTAAGAAACAAGCCCGATTTTCGTCGAAAGCCATGGCCAACCATAAGCAATGGAGCAAAAGATTTTGTAAAGAAATTGCTCGTAAAGGAACCTCGGGCAAGATATACTGCAGCTCAAGCTCTAT CACACCCGTGGGTAAGAGAAGGGGGCAATGCCTTGGAGATTCCTCTGGATATATCTGTCCTATACAACATGAGGCAATTTGTGAAGTACAGCCGCTTGAAGCAATTTGCACTTCGG GCATTGGCTAGTACTCTTGATGAAGAGGAGCTTGCTGATCTCAGGGATCAGTTTCATGCAATTGATGTGGATAAGAATGGTGCAATCAGTCTTGAAGAAATGAGACAG GCACTTGCTAAAGATATTCCTTGGAAAGTGAAAGAATCACGTGTCCTGGAAATTCTTCAAGCG ATGGACAGCAACACTGATGGCCTAGTTGATTTTCATGAGTTCGTTGCAGCCACTCTTCATGTCCATCAACTGGAGGAACATAATTCAGAAAAGTGGCAACAAATATCACATGCTGCTTTCGAAAAGTTTGATGTTGATAAAGATGGGTATATAACTGCTGAAGAGCTTAAGATG CATACGGGATTAAGAGGATCCATAGACCCACTTTTAGAGGAAGCTGATATCGACAAAGATGGGAAAATAAGTTTGTCCGAGTTTCGGAAGCTTCTTAGAACTGCAAGCATGGGTACGAGAAATGTAAATAGTCCTGCTGCCCATCGAGGATCTCGGAGACAATAG
- the LOC108221936 gene encoding calcium-dependent protein kinase 18 isoform X1 — translation MGSCFSTKKITGSSSNTTNTNTHVKKPASSATSTSATTKLTYRNNNNKNKNKNDNDHRNQQLIRHRDKASSRKQNGVIPCGKRTDFGYDKDFDLRYSIGKLLGHGQFGYTYVAVDRSNGDRVAVKKIDKNKMILPIAVEDVKREVRILKALSGHENVVQFYNAFEDDSYVYIAMDPKYYFLRLCEGGELLDRILAKKSSRYTEKDAARVVRQMLKVAAECHLHGLVHRDMKPENFLFKSPKDDSALKATDFGLSDFIRPGKKFQDIVGSAYYVAPEVLKRKSGPESDVWSIGVITYILLCGRRPFWDKTEDGIFKEVLRNKPDFRRKPWPTISNGAKDFVKKLLVKEPRARYTAAQALSHPWVREGGNALEIPLDISVLYNMRQFVKYSRLKQFALRALASTLDEEELADLRDQFHAIDVDKNGAISLEEMRQALAKDIPWKVKESRVLEILQAMDSNTDGLVDFHEFVAATLHVHQLEEHNSEKWQQISHAAFEKFDVDKDGYITAEELKMHTGLRGSIDPLLEEADIDKDGKISLSEFRKLLRTASMGTRNVNSPAAHRGSRRQ, via the exons aTGGGTTCTTGTTTCTCCACCAAGAAAATTACTGGGTCAAGCAGTAAcacaacaaacacaaacacccATGTCAAAAAGCCTGCGTCTTCAGCAACAAGCACAAGCGCCACCACTAAATTGACTTAtagaaacaataataataagaataagaataagaatgaTAATGATCACAGAAATCAGCAGCTGATTAGGCATAGAGATAAGGCCAGTTCCAGGAAGCAGAATGGGGTGATCCCGTGTGGGAAGAGGACGGATTTTGGGTATGATAAGGATTTTGATTTGAGGTATAGTATTGGGAAATTGTTGGGCCATGGCCAATTTGGGTATACTTATGTGGCGGTGGATAGGAGTAATGGCGATCGTGTTGCGGTCAAGAAAATCGATAAGAATAAG ATGATCCTTCCTATAGCTGTTGAGGATGTCAAGCGAGAAGTCAGGATTTTAAAGGCCTTAAGTGGCCATGAGAATGTGGTTCAGTTCTATAATGCCTTTGAAGATGACTCATATGTTTATATAGCTATGGA TCCCAAATATTACTTCTTAAGGTTATGCGAGGGTGGTGAATTGCTGGATAGAATTTTAGCCAA AAAATCCAGCCGTTATACAGAAAAGGATGCAGCTAGAGTTGTAAGACAGATGCTAAAAGTTGCAGCTGAGTGTCACTTGCATGGTTTGGTGCACCGTGATATGAAACCAGAA AATTTCCTTTTCAAGTCACCAAAAGATGACTCAGCATTGAAGGCTACTGATTTTGGTCTCTCAGATTTTATAAGACCAG GAAAGAAGTTTCAAGATATAGTTGGTAGTGCATATTATGTTGCTCCAGAAGTTTTGAAACGAAAATCGGGTCCTGAATCAGATGTGTGGAGTATTGGTGTAATTACCTACATTTTACTTTGCGGACGGCGTCCTTTCTGGGATAAAACAGAGGATGGCATCTTCAAAGAG GTTTTAAGAAACAAGCCCGATTTTCGTCGAAAGCCATGGCCAACCATAAGCAATGGAGCAAAAGATTTTGTAAAGAAATTGCTCGTAAAGGAACCTCGGGCAAGATATACTGCAGCTCAAGCTCTAT CACACCCGTGGGTAAGAGAAGGGGGCAATGCCTTGGAGATTCCTCTGGATATATCTGTCCTATACAACATGAGGCAATTTGTGAAGTACAGCCGCTTGAAGCAATTTGCACTTCGG GCATTGGCTAGTACTCTTGATGAAGAGGAGCTTGCTGATCTCAGGGATCAGTTTCATGCAATTGATGTGGATAAGAATGGTGCAATCAGTCTTGAAGAAATGAGACAG GCACTTGCTAAAGATATTCCTTGGAAAGTGAAAGAATCACGTGTCCTGGAAATTCTTCAAGCG ATGGACAGCAACACTGATGGCCTAGTTGATTTTCATGAGTTCGTTGCAGCCACTCTTCATGTCCATCAACTGGAGGAACATAATTCAGAAAAGTGGCAACAAATATCACATGCTGCTTTCGAAAAGTTTGATGTTGATAAAGATGGGTATATAACTGCTGAAGAGCTTAAGATG CATACGGGATTAAGAGGATCCATAGACCCACTTTTAGAGGAAGCTGATATCGACAAAGATGGGAAAATAAGTTTGTCCGAGTTTCGGAAGCTTCTTAGAACTGCAAGCATGGGTACGAGAAATGTAAATAGTCCTGCTGCCCATCGAGGATCTCGGAGACAATAG